In the Quercus lobata isolate SW786 chromosome 5, ValleyOak3.0 Primary Assembly, whole genome shotgun sequence genome, one interval contains:
- the LOC115990231 gene encoding uncharacterized protein LOC115990231, translated as MIRLIRWTLREEALTQPPADECLSSPHYLMMNIIIWNCRGARKPSFLPNARDLIVDHDPAIMVIMETRIGGDRAKEITDRLPFQGAIHTETIGYVGGLWLLWNTDRVEVTNLTGTEQEIHASVKVKSSNLYWLFTAVYASPRFRERRLLWNNLKYVSSIHNLPWIIADDFNELLSSEEKFGGRPISLYRANLFKECLDSCNMADLGFQGPRFTWTNKQDITTLIQGRLDRFFANPDWCVMYLEAQITHLTRCSSDHCPVLLELQPQSNFRLPRPFRFQSFWLSDQTFPTVVRNAWSSNENLFEATSKFSRDVADWNHTHFGNIFAKKRRTVARLNGVQKAMVTRPNTFLITLERKLLLELALVNSQEEELWALKSRINWMTQGDRNTAFYHMSTLIRRKHNKILNLKDNQGEWITNIHAVMEFVRSSCITLFSTDLVAAPREVPPFEYICHKSLRLKLRC; from the coding sequence ATGATCCGCCTGATAAGATGGACCTTGAGGGAGGAGGCTTTGACCCAACCTCCTGCTGATGAGTGCCTTTCTTCCCCTCACTATCTCATGATGAATATAATCATTTGGAATTGCAGGGGGGCCCGAAAGCCTTCCTTTCTCCCCAATGCTAGAGACTTGATTGTTGATCATGACCCTGCCATCATGGTGATCATGGAGACTCGGATTGGTGGAGATAGAGCAAAAGAAATAACAGATAGGCTTCCCTTTCAGGGAGCTATCCACACGGAGACAATTGGCTACGTAGGAGGATTATGGTTGCTTTGGAATACTGACAGAGTGGAAGTTACTAATCTCACCGGTACGGAGCAAGAGATTCATGCCAGTGTGAAGGTAAAATCTTCAAACCTTTACTGGTTATTTACTGCTGTTTATGCAAGTCCAAGATTCAGAGAGAGACGTTTACTTTGGAATAATCTTAAATATGTTTCTAGTATTCATAATTTGCCTTGGATAATTGCTGACGATTTTAATGAATTGTTGTCTAGTGAAGAAAAGTTTGGTGGTAGGCCTATCAGCCTATATAGAGCTAATTTATTTAAGGAATGCTTGGACTCTTGCAACATGGCAGATCTTGGATTCCAAGGGCCGAGGTTCACCTGGACCAACAAGCAAGACATAACAACCCTCATTCAAGGGAGACTAGACCGATTTTTTGCAAATCCAGATTGGTGTGTTATGTATCTTGAAGCTCAGATAACCCATCTTACTAGGTGCTCCTCTGACCATTGCCCGGTTTTGCTTGAGCTACAACCTCAGAGCAACTTCAGGCTTCCAAGGCCCTTCAGGTTCCAAAGCTTTTGGTTGTCAGACCAAACATTCCCAACTGTTGTTCGAAATGCATGGTCTAgcaatgaaaatttatttgaggCTACCTCCAAATTCTCCAGAGATGTTGCTGATTGGAACCATACACATTTTGgcaatatttttgcaaaaaagaggagaactgtggccagGCTGAATGGTGTCCAAAAAGCCATGGTGACTAGACCGAACACCTTTCTTATTACCCTGGAAAGAAAGCTGCTTTTGGAATTGGCTTTGGTGAATAGCCAAGAGGAGGAATTATGGGCGTTGAAGTCTCGAATAAATTGGATGACCCAAGGTGATCGTAATACAGCATTCTATCATATGTCTACTCTCATCAGGAGGAAGcataataaaattctaaacttgAAGGATAATCAAGGAGAATGGATTACCAATATTCATGCTGTCATGGAGTTTGTTCGCAGTAGTTGTATTACTCTGTTCTCTACGGACCTTGTTGCAGCTCCTAGAGAGGTTCCCCCTTTTGAGTATATCTGCCACAAATCTCTGAGACTGAAGCTCAGGTGCTAA
- the LOC115990230 gene encoding uncharacterized protein LOC115990230: MCVRSNGGKILGLHGIPKRNRGQSGEGTGDNGVGTTRTVKEVQSLNGKIAALNRFVSRATDRCLPFFRTLRKSFEWTDECQAAFNNLKTYLSSPPLLSPSIQGEELYLYLAVSSAAVSAALVREEYGIQKPVYFTSRALRGAEGRYPQIEKLAFVLVIAARRLKPYFQAHTIIVLTDKPLRKAMNSPEAAGRMALWAIELSEFDIQYRPRTAIKGQAVADFIVEFTLGGNQLVEEKEQWSIHTDGSSNRRAGGAGVVIKTPQGDMIQCMIRLDFPTTNNEVEYEALIAGLDLARAAGAKNIIVHCDSQVVTSQINGDYECKNDRMKRYLEEVRYRINSLEVEFIQVPREENEWADQLAKAASTEFMLVPEQVVNSEHNWTTPLISYLRDRLLPEEKGTARKLKVQASRFVLMKDVLYKRGFSRPYLRCLCQEEADYVMREVHEGIYENHSCARSLVHKLIRAGYYWPTMMKDA, translated from the exons ATGTGCGTTCGGAGTAACGGCGGGAAAATTCTTGGGTTACATGGTAtcccaaagaggaatagagGTCAATCCGGAGAAGGTACGGGCGATAATGGAGTTGGAACCACCAGGACGGTCAAGGAGGTCCAAAGTCTTAATGGAAAGATCGCAGCACTGAACAGGTTCGTCTCAAGGGCGACAGATAGGTGTTTGCCATTCTTCCGCACTCTGAGGAAGTCATTTGAGTGGACGGATGAATGCCAAGCGGCTTTCAACAACTTGAAGACGTATCTCTCGTCTCCACCACTGCTCAGTCCGTCCATACAAGGAGAGGAACTCTACCTTTATCTGGCAGTCTCGAGTGCCGCAGTAAGCGCAGCCTTGGTAAGGGAGGAGTACGGGATACAGAAACCTGTCTACTTTACCAGCCGTGCGCTCCGTGGAGCAGAAGGAAGGTACCCGCAGATAGAGAAGTTGGCTTTCGTGTTAGTAATCGCTGCGCGGAGGCTTAAGCCATACTTCCAGGCGCATACAATCATTGTCTTAACGGACAAGCCGCTGAGAAAAGCCATGAATAGCCCAGAAGCAGCAGGAAGGATGGCCTTGTGGGCAATAGAGCTAAGCGAATTCGACATCCAGTACCGCCCGCGGACGGCCATAAAAGGACAGGCAGTAGCTGACTTCATCGTCGAGTTCACACTCGGGGGGAACCAGTTGGTAGAAGAGAAGGAACAGTGGAGTATCCACACAGACGGATCCTCGAATAGAAGAGCCGGAGGAGCCGGAGTAGTGATTAAAACTCCGCAGGGGGACATGATACAGTGCATGATCCGACTGGATTTCCCAACAACCAACAACGAAGTAGAGTACGAAGCCCTGATCGCGGGGCTAGACCTTGCAAGGGCAGCGGGAGCAAAAAACATAATTGTCCACTGCGATTCACAAGTGGTAACAAGTCAGATCAATGGCGACTACGAGTGCAAGAACGATAGAATGAAGAGATATCTGGAAGAAGTAAGGTACCGAATCAACAGCCTCGAAGTCGAATTCATTCAGGTCCCAAGAGAAGAGAATGAATGGGCTGACCAACTAGCAAAAGCTGCATCAACCGAATTCATGCTGGTTCCCGAACAG GTGGTAAACTCTGAACATAACTGGACCACGCCATTGATCTCCTACCTAAGGGACAGGTTGTTACCAGAGGAAAAGGGCACCGCAAGGAAGCTGAAGGTCCAAGCGTCACGGTTCGTGCTAATGAAGGATGTCCTATATAAAAGGGGCTTCTCTCGACCGTACCTAAGGTGTTTGTGCCAAGAAGAAGCAGACTATGTGATGAGAGAAGTACATGAGGGTATCTACGAAAATCACTCATGCGCACGATCACTGGTACACAAATTGATCCGAGCaggatactactggcctacAATGATGAAGGATGCATAA